A region of Bombilactobacillus folatiphilus DNA encodes the following proteins:
- a CDS encoding ATP-binding cassette domain-containing protein: MKNDELLKIVNLSYKKKQKTILQQVNLTLTAGHFIGLAGLNGAGKTTLMRLIAGVATDYQGQIFFQKETDIVKRKALVSYSDELRGFKKRTSLKEINQFYQMVYPDFDIQRYQELVAFLQLDNQQKLGALSKGMKERLIMALTLARKARLYLLDEPFSGIDVLSRKKIIQGMLSWIPEDATILISSHHLEEIVQILDELVVIKDQTVFAHRATDDILASEHCSVEEYFEQLYDEREAQND, encoded by the coding sequence ATGAAAAATGATGAACTCTTAAAAATTGTGAATTTAAGTTATAAGAAGAAGCAAAAAACAATTTTGCAACAAGTGAATCTAACTTTGACTGCGGGCCATTTTATTGGTTTGGCAGGACTCAATGGTGCAGGTAAAACAACTTTGATGCGCTTGATTGCTGGTGTAGCAACTGATTATCAAGGGCAAATTTTCTTTCAAAAAGAGACAGATATCGTTAAACGCAAAGCGCTGGTGAGTTATTCAGACGAGTTACGTGGTTTTAAAAAGCGAACATCTCTCAAAGAAATTAATCAATTTTATCAAATGGTCTATCCAGATTTTGACATCCAACGTTATCAGGAATTAGTGGCATTTTTGCAATTAGATAACCAACAAAAATTAGGCGCGCTATCTAAAGGCATGAAAGAACGCTTAATCATGGCCTTGACCTTAGCGAGAAAAGCTCGCTTGTACTTATTGGATGAACCATTTAGCGGGATTGATGTGTTAAGTCGCAAAAAGATTATCCAAGGTATGTTGAGCTGGATTCCCGAAGATGCGACGATTTTAATCAGTAGTCATCATTTGGAAGAAATTGTGCAGATTTTGGATGAATTAGTGGTGATTAAGGATCAAACCGTGTTTGCGCATCGAGCTACAGATGACATTTTAGCATCAGAACATTGCTCTGTTGAAGAATATTTTGAACAGTTATATGACGAACGGGAGGCACAAAATGACTAA
- a CDS encoding GntR family transcriptional regulator, whose translation MKFKDNIPIYLQIKDLINQQIVSQKYPLGAKIPSVRDLSVQLEVNINTIQKALTELIREGIIETKRGRGNFVTENPQVIDEIRIKIIQQSLSKMYESLSRIGLDQGEMLYYIKTYFGERMAEDEK comes from the coding sequence ATGAAATTTAAAGATAATATTCCTATCTATCTTCAAATTAAAGATTTGATTAATCAACAAATTGTTTCACAAAAATATCCTTTGGGAGCCAAAATACCGTCCGTGCGGGACTTATCGGTTCAACTGGAAGTTAATATCAATACGATTCAAAAGGCGCTGACGGAATTGATCCGCGAGGGAATCATCGAAACGAAGCGCGGCCGTGGCAATTTTGTAACAGAAAATCCACAGGTAATTGATGAGATTCGTATCAAAATTATTCAACAATCTTTGAGCAAAATGTATGAATCCTTGTCCCGAATTGGATTAGATCAAGGCGAAATGTTGTATTACATCAAAACTTATTTTGGTGAGAGGATGGCGGAAGATGAAAAATGA
- a CDS encoding helix-turn-helix domain-containing protein: MLNYESEIEQRLGQLIKDQRCQLQMSQHELAEGICSQSMVSSIEHGSYIPNALLFLKLCHRLNIHLDDSFLKSELILNSSATFSKDIFALCKQHKYAEMLSYLNEESVLDSLNTTNDLQTYYYYYGCAIYQLKHSAVEAKRYFQIASLYSHDQGKKRSKPAEVEILILNATAVVEMQLGHTQKALGQFTEARQNLDLSHNSSENLNVIDYQYGLALYKLEKYPDALAVLLAGYDRIRQIESYFMLPEYALMIMNCYQHLGNNTEVAKYKAHYDVFADVMLNKNDG, translated from the coding sequence ATGTTGAACTATGAAAGTGAAATTGAGCAACGTTTGGGACAATTAATTAAGGACCAACGTTGCCAGCTGCAAATGTCGCAGCATGAGTTAGCCGAGGGGATTTGTTCACAATCGATGGTTAGCAGTATCGAACATGGTTCATATATTCCCAATGCGCTCTTGTTTCTCAAATTGTGTCATCGATTAAATATTCATTTGGATGATTCCTTTTTAAAATCTGAATTAATTTTGAATAGTAGCGCAACTTTTAGCAAAGACATTTTTGCTTTATGTAAACAGCACAAATATGCTGAAATGTTAAGTTATTTAAATGAAGAAAGTGTATTAGATAGTTTAAACACAACCAATGATTTGCAAACTTATTACTACTATTATGGTTGCGCGATTTATCAATTGAAGCATAGCGCTGTGGAAGCAAAACGTTATTTTCAGATTGCTTCATTATATAGTCATGACCAAGGCAAGAAGCGGTCGAAGCCCGCAGAAGTAGAAATTTTGATTCTGAACGCCACTGCAGTCGTGGAAATGCAACTTGGGCATACCCAAAAAGCGCTCGGACAGTTTACTGAAGCACGACAGAACTTGGATTTGAGTCATAATTCTAGTGAAAACTTAAATGTGATTGACTATCAGTATGGCCTTGCCTTGTATAAATTGGAAAAGTATCCTGACGCGCTGGCCGTGTTGCTAGCTGGTTATGATCGGATTCGACAAATCGAATCATACTTTATGTTACCAGAATATGCTTTGATGATTATGAATTGCTATCAGCACTTAGGCAACAACACTGAAGTGGCCAAATATAAAGCTCACTATGACGTTTTTGCTGACGTTATGCTAAATAAAAATGATGGATAA
- the helD gene encoding RNA polymerase recycling motor HelD → MTKQTIKQQEQAHLDEVVQLIQQSEQKMEHNMSTAKADIKEIDRTFGDDVHIGMGDDSVSMAGALSIHQQQQMLAERNNSWQRSHQQLGVLQKLEKTPYFARLDFQELPTGKPETIYIGLSSFTDQNNKFWVYDWRAPISSIYYDGDLGRISYQTPDGQQAVDVHLKRQFIIADGQIQTLYDTAETIGDQMLLEVLDEKASTQMKGIVSTIQREQNQIIRDTESNLLFVQGAAGSGKTSAIMQRIAYLLYRYRKKLTSGQVLMFSPNMLFNDYISHVLPEMGEQNMVQMTYLQYVARRLPKMRLQTLFEQFEQTQQRVHDPVANLMEDLDFFKLETNYAKILNSGGVYFRDLKFKGRVLITKEKIAQIYYGFGPQYKLINRIDGTKQQLLKLLNQRMGQEMRKKWVQETIESLSSEQLRALYDYPDQEFTNGDAEQRFLARKLVQKAFKPLIRQIKQNNFLNITATYQRFLEVVPQLVKISHYEIKGEQWQNHIQEFQQNFKEHKITINEISPYLYLYDLLTGYHGDSEMKFVFIDEIQDYTPFQLAYLKFNFPRARYTMLGDLNQSILVQNKTNSLLKEIARLFDAPKVRVVQLTHSYRSTKQITEFTRGLLTHGEKIVPFDRNGDLPNITVSADEPAMSQTALTQLQQNQADGYVTAIITKDLAQAQAVYERFTAAGQKLTLIKSENQRLANGNLVIPAYLAKGLEFDAVIMWNMSAGQFSEDDRQLIYTIASRAMHRLSILATGTLEPIIAQVPAQLSTQKHS, encoded by the coding sequence ATGACAAAACAGACAATCAAGCAACAAGAACAAGCGCATTTAGATGAAGTAGTCCAATTAATCCAGCAATCAGAACAAAAAATGGAACACAATATGTCCACAGCTAAGGCAGATATCAAAGAAATTGATCGGACTTTTGGCGATGACGTGCATATTGGCATGGGCGACGATTCTGTTTCCATGGCTGGCGCGTTATCGATTCATCAACAGCAACAAATGTTGGCGGAGCGAAATAATTCTTGGCAACGTTCGCACCAGCAATTGGGCGTTTTACAAAAGTTAGAAAAAACGCCCTATTTTGCGCGACTTGATTTTCAGGAATTGCCAACTGGGAAGCCCGAAACGATTTATATTGGCTTGAGTTCGTTTACGGATCAAAATAATAAATTTTGGGTTTATGATTGGCGCGCACCGATTTCGTCGATCTATTATGATGGAGATTTAGGGCGGATTAGTTATCAAACGCCTGATGGTCAACAAGCTGTCGATGTCCATCTTAAACGGCAGTTCATTATTGCAGATGGGCAAATTCAAACGCTTTATGACACGGCAGAAACCATTGGCGATCAAATGTTGTTAGAAGTGTTAGACGAAAAAGCTAGCACGCAGATGAAGGGGATTGTTTCGACCATTCAGCGCGAACAAAATCAAATTATTCGCGATACCGAATCGAATTTGTTATTTGTCCAAGGAGCCGCTGGTTCAGGGAAAACGTCCGCGATTATGCAACGAATTGCGTATTTGTTATATCGGTACCGCAAAAAATTGACTTCGGGTCAAGTGTTGATGTTTTCACCCAATATGTTATTTAACGATTATATCAGTCATGTTTTGCCAGAAATGGGTGAACAAAATATGGTGCAGATGACGTATTTGCAGTATGTGGCGCGTCGCTTGCCCAAAATGCGATTACAAACACTCTTTGAGCAATTTGAACAGACGCAACAACGTGTTCATGATCCAGTTGCCAATTTAATGGAAGATTTAGATTTTTTCAAACTTGAAACCAATTACGCCAAAATTTTGAATAGTGGCGGCGTGTATTTTCGCGATTTGAAGTTTAAGGGACGCGTGCTGATTACGAAAGAAAAAATTGCCCAAATTTATTATGGTTTTGGTCCGCAGTATAAGTTAATTAACCGGATTGATGGCACAAAACAGCAATTGCTAAAATTGCTGAATCAGCGTATGGGGCAAGAAATGCGCAAGAAGTGGGTGCAAGAGACCATTGAATCATTGAGTTCTGAACAATTGCGGGCCTTATATGATTATCCCGATCAGGAGTTTACCAACGGCGATGCTGAGCAACGTTTTTTGGCGCGTAAGTTGGTTCAAAAAGCTTTTAAACCATTGATTCGTCAAATTAAGCAGAATAATTTTTTGAATATTACCGCCACGTATCAACGTTTTTTGGAAGTTGTTCCGCAGCTTGTTAAAATATCTCACTATGAGATAAAAGGAGAACAGTGGCAAAATCATATCCAAGAATTCCAGCAAAACTTCAAGGAACACAAGATTACGATTAATGAAATTTCGCCTTATTTATACTTGTACGATTTATTGACAGGATATCATGGTGATTCAGAGATGAAATTCGTGTTCATTGATGAGATTCAAGATTATACGCCGTTTCAATTAGCGTATTTGAAATTTAATTTTCCTCGGGCTCGTTACACGATGCTGGGGGATTTGAATCAATCGATTTTGGTGCAGAACAAAACTAATTCATTATTAAAGGAAATTGCGCGTTTATTTGATGCGCCAAAAGTACGCGTGGTGCAACTAACGCATTCGTATCGTTCGACCAAGCAAATTACGGAATTTACGCGGGGCTTGTTGACTCATGGCGAAAAAATTGTGCCGTTTGACCGAAATGGCGATTTGCCTAATATTACAGTTAGTGCTGATGAACCAGCCATGAGCCAAACGGCGCTGACGCAACTGCAGCAAAATCAAGCGGATGGTTATGTGACAGCGATTATTACCAAAGATTTGGCGCAAGCGCAGGCTGTTTACGAACGGTTCACAGCTGCAGGACAAAAATTAACCCTGATCAAATCAGAAAATCAACGTTTAGCGAATGGTAATTTGGTGATTCCCGCCTATTTGGCCAAAGGTTTGGAATTTGATGCAGTGATCATGTGGAATATGAGTGCTGGGCAATTTAGTGAGGACGATCGCCAATTGATTTATACGATTGCATCTAGAGCGATGCATCGCTTGAGTATTTTAGCGACTGGGACGTTAGAACCCATTATTGCCCAAGTTCCAGCGCAGTTATCCACACAAAAGCACAGTTAA
- a CDS encoding amino acid permease, which yields MAAQEKQASKSSNTQKVGVIGLIAFVLSAMVGGGIYDLPQNMAIKAGMLGQVLGWILTGIIMWFIVRSFLTLSEIRPQFITGLYKYADDGFGRFTGFFVSWGYWICECFANVTYAVLLMSTLNTLWPGTFGNGNNIPSLILNSLILWGMSLLILNGIKGASWVDITGTVVMLLSTAVFLITMIVVFNWDTFTTNMFANHAVASLGDKNLGSLASQVKNTMMTTLWVFGGVEGAVVLSGKARSQKDVRTATKYGFLICLVLYAMASLLPLGLKSYGQIAAMHSPSSGELMNLVVGPWGRLVITFGVILAVLSSWLTWTLLLSQMPAAAAQDKTFPKAFAKINKNNVPSFSVIVSTIVMQVIIIGTHFAVNAFNTMLTIVGTMTVPPYLISMMYLFKSTNSEQMFNPQKLTVTSSRQSARYISLLAALGTLFMGYAAGIEYTTLSFIIYALGIPVFIYGRKQYAPHEAVFTKYEKIFAGIIVLVAVLGLIFVLAKH from the coding sequence GTGGCTGCGCAAGAAAAGCAAGCGTCAAAAAGTTCTAATACCCAAAAAGTCGGTGTTATCGGCCTGATCGCGTTTGTTTTGTCGGCAATGGTCGGGGGCGGTATTTATGATTTGCCGCAAAACATGGCGATCAAAGCTGGGATGTTAGGCCAAGTTTTGGGTTGGATTTTAACGGGAATTATTATGTGGTTTATTGTGCGCTCATTTTTGACTCTCTCCGAAATTCGTCCGCAATTCATCACCGGTTTATACAAGTACGCAGACGATGGTTTTGGCCGCTTTACAGGCTTTTTCGTGAGTTGGGGTTACTGGATTTGCGAATGTTTCGCTAATGTCACTTATGCCGTGTTGTTGATGTCAACATTAAATACATTATGGCCGGGAACCTTTGGCAATGGAAATAATATTCCATCGTTAATTTTGAATAGTTTAATTTTGTGGGGCATGAGTCTGTTGATCCTCAACGGCATTAAGGGTGCCAGCTGGGTTGATATCACCGGTACGGTCGTGATGCTGTTATCGACGGCGGTGTTCTTAATTACGATGATTGTGGTCTTTAATTGGGATACTTTTACTACGAACATGTTCGCTAATCACGCGGTCGCCAGTCTTGGTGATAAGAATCTGGGTTCGTTGGCCAGTCAAGTCAAGAACACCATGATGACGACCTTGTGGGTCTTTGGTGGCGTTGAAGGTGCGGTCGTCTTGTCAGGGAAGGCGCGCAGTCAAAAAGATGTGCGGACCGCTACGAAATACGGCTTCTTAATCTGTTTAGTGTTGTATGCAATGGCATCATTGTTGCCGCTAGGATTGAAAAGTTATGGACAAATTGCGGCGATGCATTCACCGTCTTCGGGTGAATTAATGAATCTGGTGGTCGGACCTTGGGGGCGTTTGGTTATTACCTTTGGCGTTATCTTGGCCGTTTTATCTAGCTGGTTGACTTGGACTTTGTTATTGTCACAAATGCCAGCGGCTGCGGCTCAAGATAAGACTTTCCCTAAGGCTTTCGCCAAGATTAATAAGAATAATGTGCCATCATTTTCCGTGATTGTGTCAACCATTGTGATGCAGGTCATTATTATCGGCACGCACTTTGCCGTCAATGCATTCAATACAATGTTGACGATTGTCGGCACCATGACAGTGCCACCGTACTTGATTTCCATGATGTATCTATTCAAATCGACAAATAGCGAACAAATGTTCAATCCGCAAAAATTAACTGTGACTTCATCACGTCAATCAGCGCGGTACATTAGTTTGTTAGCGGCCTTAGGAACATTATTCATGGGTTACGCGGCGGGCATTGAATATACGACTTTATCATTCATTATTTACGCTTTGGGCATTCCCGTCTTCATCTATGGACGTAAGCAATATGCGCCACATGAAGCAGTGTTTACCAAATATGAAAAGATTTTTGCAGGAATCATTGTTTTAGTGGCTGTGTTAGGATTGATCTTTGTTTTAGCTAAACATTGA
- a CDS encoding SRPBCC family protein, whose protein sequence is MKTSLFTNQTTIRSSAQRVQGVLSEPQNLLQWDSEITELQPLEANQFVIYRQNAAINQQETIKIITSEKLIRYVSTNGTIEYQVDWLIEPISEHTTNLSQTLFLTEKNLFLPLAELLRPVTKKAFYENLKTLKLVCEQQIGTKIF, encoded by the coding sequence ATGAAAACCAGCTTATTCACCAATCAAACAACGATTCGAAGTTCAGCTCAACGTGTTCAAGGAGTGCTGAGTGAACCACAAAATCTTTTACAATGGGATTCCGAAATAACTGAACTGCAACCACTGGAAGCAAATCAATTTGTGATTTATCGCCAAAATGCAGCCATTAATCAACAAGAAACAATCAAAATAATCACCAGCGAAAAGCTTATCCGTTACGTCTCGACTAATGGTACGATTGAATATCAGGTGGACTGGCTAATTGAACCAATATCCGAACATACCACCAATTTATCGCAAACCTTATTTTTAACAGAGAAGAATCTGTTTTTGCCACTAGCTGAATTACTTCGCCCTGTAACTAAAAAAGCTTTCTATGAAAATTTAAAAACTTTAAAACTAGTTTGCGAACAACAAATCGGCACCAAAATATTTTAA
- a CDS encoding SdrD B-like domain-containing protein: protein MLSFFVSLHITQASDTIAGSVAQKSTAPFSFTLTTQSGYNDGHKAYVSLNWDTVPNLQDGYILQKAQGSDLTSLDFKDTTSNYGKKIKVLNVYPDNYGDNGKYLGSWLSQKNPDGQVISDGLISVDYVAMSAFNTHPSQYLVKNSSGQYNYDGVYFGSHDVGGDDLSANALTVTKDFGLTGRSLIFGHDTVRSAHSNYGTFASNLGLKLNKPEVTLGSTTVAFTDNSKDGFLATYPNDLLKFEPNNKFTISFSHNEGQFYPYQGGGQRWLQYVGPPFFNPSLGAADMSYMNNAGVVSKNSSGAVADNNFYLVTNNNYALIQTGHTVGSCTPEEAMIIANMMYYTSTLNLSTKGEDRTVKDTAKPDAPTIDLYYGAATVVKQSLQGRLFSNDQPSTYYYRVKAKNNTETYYSDVMKQDVLSKVKGYIWQVDDSPDTQITPVADNEGNIDKTKNPHYVAVDTPANHAVTDMISKDSKGYLHAVAVDNDNNYSATTTKKVSSLFMGGQVQGTAWQDQNQDGKLDTTEAKLQDLDVSLLVSDINDKKLYVTSAKTDADGKYVFKNLLPGTYTVAIAKSAIKGKLPTKNGAGLDSALLLNQEETVDGVDYCLTDTFKVAANGTLQKNLGLDSQYNYLRFDHLPNLNFGRINLIFPESKTLTNQSGDNQVVVDDQRSAHPEFNDYYVPYQILMGLSVFQDGQNAVGLQQAQLDLRERDSATPIQLQPGQDTILYQQPVDSYTSKTFNFDDSAGNSLIKMLVPVPSSLNTIKPTQYTATLKYTIKNAP, encoded by the coding sequence GTGCTTAGTTTTTTCGTTTCCTTACATATAACGCAAGCCAGCGATACGATTGCCGGTAGCGTGGCTCAAAAATCAACAGCACCCTTTTCGTTCACATTGACCACGCAAAGCGGTTACAATGATGGGCACAAAGCTTATGTGAGTTTGAATTGGGACACCGTGCCCAATCTCCAAGACGGTTATATCTTACAAAAAGCGCAAGGTTCAGATCTAACTAGCTTGGATTTTAAGGATACAACGAGTAATTACGGTAAGAAAATTAAAGTTTTGAATGTTTATCCCGATAATTATGGCGATAATGGGAAGTATTTAGGAAGTTGGTTAAGTCAAAAAAATCCTGATGGACAAGTGATTTCGGACGGTTTAATCAGTGTTGACTATGTAGCCATGTCGGCATTTAACACTCATCCAAGTCAATATTTAGTTAAAAATAGTAGTGGCCAGTACAATTATGATGGGGTGTATTTTGGTTCACATGATGTTGGCGGTGATGATTTAAGTGCTAATGCGCTGACTGTGACCAAAGATTTTGGTCTCACCGGTCGTTCGCTAATTTTTGGACACGATACAGTACGTTCAGCCCATTCCAATTATGGAACTTTTGCCTCCAATTTGGGACTAAAGCTAAATAAGCCAGAGGTAACATTGGGATCAACAACTGTGGCGTTTACGGATAATTCTAAAGATGGTTTTTTAGCTACTTATCCGAATGATTTGTTGAAGTTTGAACCAAATAACAAATTTACGATTTCTTTTTCACATAATGAAGGTCAGTTTTATCCGTATCAAGGTGGAGGTCAGCGTTGGCTGCAATATGTTGGTCCACCTTTTTTTAATCCAAGTCTAGGGGCAGCTGATATGAGTTATATGAATAATGCTGGCGTGGTCAGCAAGAATTCTTCAGGTGCAGTAGCTGACAATAATTTTTATTTAGTCACTAATAATAATTACGCTCTGATTCAGACTGGTCATACAGTGGGTAGTTGTACCCCCGAAGAAGCCATGATTATTGCCAATATGATGTACTACACCAGTACTTTGAACTTGAGTACCAAGGGCGAGGACCGTACGGTCAAAGATACCGCTAAACCTGATGCACCCACGATTGATTTGTATTATGGTGCGGCGACTGTCGTCAAACAAAGTTTGCAAGGTCGCTTATTCAGTAACGATCAGCCATCGACTTATTATTACCGCGTCAAAGCCAAGAACAATACGGAGACTTACTATTCGGATGTGATGAAACAAGACGTTTTGAGTAAAGTGAAAGGCTATATTTGGCAGGTTGATGATAGTCCTGATACGCAAATTACACCCGTGGCGGATAATGAAGGCAATATCGACAAGACAAAGAATCCGCATTATGTAGCGGTTGACACGCCCGCTAATCACGCGGTAACGGACATGATTTCCAAGGATTCCAAGGGTTATTTGCACGCGGTGGCAGTAGATAACGATAATAATTATTCGGCGACAACCACCAAAAAAGTTTCGTCATTGTTTATGGGTGGTCAAGTTCAAGGCACAGCTTGGCAAGACCAGAATCAAGATGGCAAGCTGGATACCACGGAAGCTAAATTACAAGATTTAGATGTGAGTTTATTGGTGTCGGATATTAATGATAAGAAGTTATATGTCACGTCCGCAAAAACTGATGCCGACGGCAAATATGTATTTAAGAATTTGTTGCCGGGAACCTACACGGTGGCAATTGCTAAGTCAGCAATTAAAGGCAAATTGCCAACGAAAAACGGTGCTGGCTTGGATTCGGCGCTGTTATTGAATCAAGAAGAAACCGTCGATGGTGTGGATTATTGTTTGACCGATACTTTTAAAGTAGCCGCCAATGGCACGCTCCAAAAAAATCTGGGTTTGGATAGCCAATATAATTATTTGCGTTTTGACCATTTGCCGAATCTCAATTTCGGGCGAATCAATTTGATTTTTCCAGAAAGCAAAACGTTGACCAATCAAAGCGGTGATAACCAAGTCGTAGTCGACGATCAGCGCAGTGCGCATCCGGAATTCAATGATTATTATGTACCGTATCAAATTTTGATGGGGTTGAGTGTTTTTCAAGATGGGCAAAACGCTGTGGGTTTGCAACAAGCACAACTAGATTTACGAGAACGCGATTCTGCCACGCCAATCCAGTTGCAACCGGGCCAAGATACAATTTTGTATCAACAGCCGGTCGATAGTTATACCAGTAAAACTTTTAATTTTGATGATAGCGCCGGAAATTCCTTGATTAAAATGTTGGTGCCCGTGCCGTCTTCCTTGAATACGATTAAACCGACGCAATATACGGCCACGTTGAAATATACGATCAAAAATGCGCCGTAA
- a CDS encoding MFS transporter — MKKRTLWSLSVGIILIAANLRLPITMLPPILPWLHHALGLATSLSGLLTTIPLLMFAILSPLIAKWGIRFGNARVLLVTLVVLTIGGYLRAWPSSFVLIAGTILVGIGISGGNVLLPAVIQEYFPQKATLLTSLYTFTMGLVASFGTGFAAPLVKKTSLSAAIMIMSSVSLVALIVWWFVDHQLPAHQKLQHHQTPVIAIKQYPLTWLMTCFFGLQSLLYYSMLTWLPVFWRDNHFSTNQAGLLATVFQLCGMPMSLLIPPLASTKLGKYVSVVIVGGGYALGTFGLLVVPHTMGWNLLLAVITGLASGSAFSLCMVFFQDKTSSFAQTAKLSGTAQSVGYLLAAIGPTLSGVIESQQHSFVGIFSGYCVLGVILLMSGILITRHGALPDSK; from the coding sequence TTGAAAAAAAGAACTTTATGGAGCTTAAGTGTCGGTATTATTTTAATTGCGGCTAACTTACGTTTACCGATTACAATGTTACCGCCGATTCTACCTTGGCTACATCATGCTTTAGGGTTAGCAACGAGTTTAAGTGGTTTATTAACGACGATCCCGTTATTGATGTTTGCGATTTTATCACCGCTGATTGCTAAATGGGGGATTCGCTTTGGCAATGCGCGTGTGTTGTTAGTGACGTTGGTAGTCTTAACGATTGGTGGCTATTTAAGAGCTTGGCCCAGCAGCTTTGTCTTGATTGCGGGCACAATTTTAGTAGGAATAGGGATTTCAGGTGGCAATGTGTTACTGCCAGCCGTAATTCAAGAATATTTTCCACAAAAAGCCACCTTATTAACGAGTTTATACACTTTCACCATGGGCTTAGTGGCTTCGTTTGGAACAGGCTTTGCGGCACCGTTAGTTAAGAAAACAAGTTTAAGTGCGGCGATTATGATAATGTCATCAGTAAGTTTGGTAGCGTTAATTGTCTGGTGGTTTGTAGATCATCAATTACCGGCTCACCAAAAGCTGCAACATCATCAAACGCCAGTGATAGCAATTAAGCAATATCCCTTAACTTGGCTGATGACATGTTTCTTTGGCTTGCAGTCGTTATTGTACTATTCAATGTTGACTTGGTTACCTGTATTTTGGCGGGATAACCATTTTTCAACGAATCAAGCAGGTTTGTTAGCAACAGTCTTTCAATTATGCGGGATGCCGATGTCCTTATTGATTCCGCCGCTGGCTTCTACCAAACTTGGTAAATATGTGAGTGTTGTGATTGTCGGTGGCGGTTATGCACTAGGCACCTTTGGTTTGTTGGTGGTACCGCACACCATGGGTTGGAATTTGCTTTTAGCCGTGATTACTGGATTGGCGTCTGGTTCGGCGTTTAGTTTATGTATGGTTTTCTTTCAAGACAAAACGAGTTCATTCGCCCAAACGGCTAAATTGTCCGGAACAGCGCAATCCGTGGGTTATTTATTGGCAGCGATTGGTCCTACTTTAAGCGGCGTGATTGAAAGTCAGCAACATTCATTTGTAGGTATTTTCAGCGGTTACTGTGTTTTGGGTGTGATTTTGTTGATGAGTGGCATCTTGATTACACGGCATGGCGCTTTACCCGATTCTAAATAA
- the hdcB gene encoding histidine decarboxylase maturation protein HdcB, with protein MSADLAANEQFVRKYLPEVKVKKVLPALANVSEKMNSIALNEDGALEQVIFTAGTKVFFYDLKKKDSLRYRSREEVKSAQCLKGTPHGKIKIVFEDLEKWEFDDIVAGRAFDLVQAIKPQTQNQAAYDNTIRGGFPQLLDADHGPEVDRLRNYMQAGFISQYEYDDSNPALPKAGK; from the coding sequence ATGAGTGCCGATTTAGCCGCGAATGAACAATTTGTTCGCAAATATTTACCGGAAGTCAAAGTGAAAAAAGTTTTGCCCGCATTAGCTAATGTGTCTGAAAAGATGAATAGTATTGCGCTTAATGAAGATGGCGCTTTGGAGCAAGTGATTTTTACCGCGGGAACCAAAGTGTTCTTCTATGATTTAAAAAAGAAGGATTCCTTACGTTACCGAAGTCGCGAGGAAGTTAAGTCAGCGCAGTGTTTGAAGGGTACGCCACATGGCAAAATCAAAATTGTGTTTGAAGATTTAGAAAAATGGGAATTTGATGATATTGTGGCAGGGCGAGCGTTTGATCTGGTACAGGCCATTAAACCGCAAACGCAAAATCAAGCTGCCTATGATAATACGATTCGAGGTGGTTTTCCGCAATTGTTGGACGCCGATCACGGACCGGAAGTGGATCGCTTGCGCAATTATATGCAAGCTGGCTTTATCAGCCAATATGAATATGATGATAGTAATCCGGCTTTGCCAAAAGCTGGTAAGTAA